One Populus nigra chromosome 16, ddPopNigr1.1, whole genome shotgun sequence genomic window, AAATCAATAtatgattgaaaaattaaggCACATCAACATATTTTTCTGGCTGATATCCATTAAAATTCCATATATAGATCAAAGCAGGaacagaaagagaagaaaagatcaATGAACAATTAAAATACTGAATTAAATGCACTGTTATTCACAAAACGAGTAAAATTGAGTGGATATGACaatttttcaaagcatttaaactgTTGAACACGACCGTTCATTGTAACCAGCAAAATCATGAGCCACTGGTGAAGAAATGACCACACCCCAAGATACCTTGTCAAAACTCGAGGGTCACAAAGGAAGAGCAGCAGCAACTAAGCCAGCTCCAAACATGAGCAGAGTATTATGCACCATGCATATTACTGAGCCAGAAGTATCTTCAGGAACCATAGGACTCTCTGCACCATCATCCTTTTTAGGCTTTGGTGGTGCTGGTGCAGGAGCAAGAGGTTTAGGGGCAAAAATATCTAAAGGAAGTAGCACCTTGTCAACCTGATAAATAGCAAGCTGGCTATCTGTGTATACAATTGCCGATACGCTTGTATTGGTAAGTCCCGTAGTTACATTCACCATATTTTCTGTAGTTATCACATTAAGTGCGAAACGATTACCGGATCCTGCCAATGTTGTTATAGGATTGCTGACAGTTTGAAAATTGGCGGTTGTCAGAATTCTTGGTATTATATGAAATTGTACCAACTCGATCTTCTGATGATCAGTTAGGGAGTTAAGAACACCAGATTTGATAATGACCGAAAAGGCACCATCAGTTGGGGCAAAGACGGTGACCCCATCTCTCGAGTCATTGAGCTGGGAGAATAATTGGATGTCCTCTTGAGTGGATTTTATAAGGCGGGTGAAGAACGCAAAGTGGCCAGCCTTCTGGAGGATTTTAATGACATTGACAGGGCCTTTTGAAACTTGTACAGGAACCATAACAGGTGGCGAGGCTTGAGCAGACGTTGCAGCTGGTGGTGGCGCAGTGGCTGCAGCAGGTGCTTTTGCTGGTGCTGCATTTGGTGGCTGGGATAGTGTTTGGGTGCAGTGGAGGGAGAGAAGAACAAGAGAAAATGAGAAGGAAATTAGTTGCTTCATcttgtttgggtttttttagggttttgttgaCCTTGGAGCTGTGAAAAGAAATGCAAATGCAACTATGCAAGTGCTACTTGTTCAAGTGTTTGATGTCTCAAAGAGGGGATAGAGAGGGTTTTTATTGTGGTTTTCAGAGAATGAGATTAGGTGCAATGTCTAATTTTAGCTGCACAAACTTAGCAGCTGCAACCAATTTGGTTGAAAAGTAGGAGAGGAGATTTAATTTGATGTGTGTAAAGATATACATGATTGCTGTAATTAGGTTTGTCTGAATCAAACAGGAAGGATAGCTTTGTCAATCAGCCTTCTATGTGATGTTTTACCAAACATGTCATGTTTTCCTGGGAAAAGAGAATGAAAGGAAAACAATTTTGCTGTTGCAAAGGTGATGGAAAATTTGAGATAAGCATGCAGGGGGTtaaatgtgaaagaaaaaatcacCAGAAACTCAGATTTAAGGGTACATTCAAGACTGATCTTATCCTATGACAATCCCAGATCTAGCAGGGTGCCTGTTAACATTTTACTAAGCTGCTTGAGTATTGCTGAAGAAACTGTAACTTTGTTGCTTCTGTTCTTGGTCTTAGGACTTACCACTTGAGTTGAACTCTTGCATCCTTTTAACAAGGGAACACACACATGAACATAAACGTTGAGTCAAGCTAAGATTCCAAAACCTGCCGATTCTCGTTGAGATTGATAACTTTAAGCTTAGTTTCAGTGCTTGCAGCTTTAGTGGatcaattaatttgaaaatgttCTGCAGAACTATTCCTGAAAATGACTAAATTTACCTCTTCGTTCTCTTCTTGGTCCTAGAATTTGATCTTTATCAGCAGGTTAAAGGCTGCAGACACTCAACCTCGGTTGTTATTTCAATCTAGGATATTCCTTCACAAATGCCAGGTGGGGTTTTCAAGTTGTGTACCATTGGTATGAGCCTACTGATTGCCAATAAATTTTCCGGGTGACTTGTGTTAGCTGTCTTCATGGGTTGCTACCAGTCAAAGATATCTAAACAGACACCAGGGGATGATGAGCTGACTGTTCTTGTTGCTGAAATGCCTTTTGAGTGCATTATCAACAAGATGATTCATGCAAACTCCTGGCTGAAGTTGCCTCTGCTTACTTCCTAGATATACTTCAATGGATATTCCAGTTACTTTTCCACAAGCATTGCCCCTGCATTATCCCTTGATCAGTGAAATCAATTTAGCCGGATACACTTTCCCATGTCTTATCTGTATGTCCTGCAAAAATTAGCATTTTGTATAAcgtttaaaaaactattaatttatgTAAGATTGGCTATTGGAATGTGAAATATAGCTTTAGTTGATTGCAGTTACTCTTTAAGAAACTAAGCTGTTCAGTCATTGATAATGTCTGCTTTTTTCTCGTGTTAAAGAACTTCAGCTTGCACTCttcagaaaaaagaagaaactatTTGCAAAAAGGGTATGAAAGCAGAATGCCGACCGTTTTTATAATGCTGAGAAATTTAACTTTCCTTGGCACAGAAAAATCATAGGTAGTGCTGttgtcacgacccgaatccTGGATCCATGACCGGTACATAGACAAGGTTTCtctccaaggttccatacctatgcgaacccaaacttacacacaaacttatcctaactcaatcagagttcaacgcagcattaataacaaaatcaacttcataatataattgaattgtcttaatacaaaagtttataaaatttcagagtattggagcactaactagacataaagaaaaggtacaaagtacaaccaaaaagcaggttctgaaggtccaacaaaatgacctgctatcaagctataagcccgaaaaggataaataatgagagggtgagttcaacaactcagtgagtagataaccttcaatatacacacacgaggtaataaaacaatgagaaatatatatacaagtatggctTTAAGTTCTTATAggaaggtttctcaaataggccataacaagaagatcaaatGGTAAAgttcgtcagaaaatcaaaatgcaatgagcatgaggctccgtactgtgggatgatcagttcacacaggttggtgactcccccgaccaactagggttcagatacgatgtgcacaaagactaacactaccctgttagcatgggtattctgactgacataccatatgttcataatcataatcaaacagacatattcatatctcaaggctcaactcatgacattaATCAAAtaaggagctatcaattcagaattcaattcaaaatatatactggttcatatcaagaattcagattcaacaattgatcatgctttatcaaaataaggataataatcaacatatatattatcaagaagcatgatccaattcatattaacaaatcaaatatttataatatttttcatgcatatggaaaattatacactcacctgactcgaaagcaacaaaactcaaagctgatatcgaagaaaatcctactgacgtcccgccgattgaatatcaggattatctaaatataaatcaaaaatttattttttacattaatctgttaaaataatttaaaaataaaaatgaaaaaaaaatcctcaccaTCTTGTGACCTCCGTTGGATTTCATCTGTCTGGACTGAAGAAGATGATCAGGAATGGAAGCGAAAAGCAGCCAGACAGCTACACGTCATTTTCTTGCTGGAAATTAATGATTGCCGGAACCCCATTCtttgtcccccccccccccccccccatacGGTCCATGCCCATGGCTACAGATTCTATACATGGGGTTGACTCCATGATCATAGCCATACATGCCTATGGGTAATTAAGGGCAAAAGAatcttgattattatattttcgtGCTCAATCATGAAGTATCCGATGATCAAAACTTACACCaaatatcatttcattttattattattgaattctTTAATGTTAATTTGGTTAGGTTTGAATAAGCTAACtagattataattaatttataagacGACAAGccatttaaattgaaataaaatctaaatttaattaaaaattataagtttcTCGTATCAattcatttggtttttattattgattgagtgtaatgttttttatatgaattttttttagtcaattctAAAGTCTTTATCATCAACCAAATCGTGTCAACCATTTACATAATTTATTCATAGTCATGCTTTCCCACTCTCATagtctatttatttatctttagggtggaatgaaaaaaaaatatagaaataatataaatatatttgacagaaataaaaatataaaaataaatttagttgtataacaatttgaaatcaatttatattattttaaaataaaaaaaataaaagaatatatcttctttttttctttttctttttatctcgagtatctctctctttttttattataaaattgtgATGCCCTAGATTATGCTATTACCATGAATAATAAATGAGCAACAAGACAAGATCGTACATGGTGGGTCCAATATTATAGAAACGAACCCAGAATCAAGCATTAAAAGATGGGACCTGGCAACCCTTCATTGGCCAATTCAAGATATACTCACCACACATCGAGGGATTTGATTGAGGATTTAACATCAATGGAGGTCCTAATCTACACCATCAGGCAACAAAAAGAGCTCCATGgcttttaagaaaaatacaCGTGGAGCGTGGACAGTGAACCAGCGCTTTTCACTTTGGTTGTAGACTTGTAGGAATCTGTCGtgtcttta contains:
- the LOC133675916 gene encoding fasciclin-like arabinogalactan protein 12, which encodes MKQLISFSFSLVLLSLHCTQTLSQPPNAAPAKAPAAATAPPPAATSAQASPPVMVPVQVSKGPVNVIKILQKAGHFAFFTRLIKSTQEDIQLFSQLNDSRDGVTVFAPTDGAFSVIIKSGVLNSLTDHQKIELVQFHIIPRILTTANFQTVSNPITTLAGSGNRFALNVITTENMVNVTTGLTNTSVSAIVYTDSQLAIYQVDKVLLPLDIFAPKPLAPAPAPPKPKKDDGAESPMVPEDTSGSVICMVHNTLLMFGAGLVAAALPL